The nucleotide sequence cctcctccctaccctctcctcccaccccctgcccctgccccaacctcctgagtgctaggattaaaggtatgcaccaccatacaCAGCCCATgagaagtgtttttgttttgatttccctaGCTTGGAGTTACAGAGAACGAACGCAAGGGAACAAAGGGAACAATATATAGGGTTGGAATACTTGAGTAGAGAGGTAACTGGGCCAAGGGGCATGGGCGTGGAGTGAAGGAGCACAATATAAGAGAATACCACAGACAGTGGCCAAAGGAGAAATTCCACCccgggcgggcaggcgggcaagCTGATAGGCTGAGCCCATGTGCAGCTGCCCATTCTAAACACAGAtccttgtcttctttcctttcttttcccttcagtGAACTCTGACTCCTAAGGTATCAGGAGAACTTCACACTTGGTAACTTGTGCACATCCCCAGGGAGTATGGCTGTGCAGTTTCCTATTTTAAATACTTACACAAGTTCCCTAGCActtagaaagaaataaggaagttAACCATCTGGTGAGACCTGGCTGACTATGGGTCCTGCTAAGATGTCCAGTATCTTAGCAGGGTGTTGTCTCAGGGTAATCAGTGGGAAGGATAGGAGGATGCTGAGTGAATGCTgagttcttcctgcctcttcctcctggccCTTCCTGCCTCTCCCATCACCCCATCTCCCACACCCTCCCCTCCACAGCTGCAATTCCTCCTGTCTTTTTTCACTCTGACTTATATCCTGTCTTACGTCATTTCTGAGACTCTTGCGTCAGGGATGCTCTTAACAGTCCTACATTAGGGATCTACAAGCACGCACACCCTACCTCCGGTGAGCTCCATAATCAGTTTGCTTGACTTCCTCCTCTTGTTAGGAGCGGGGGTTCCTGAGAGCGGCATGGTGGAGGTTGATCTGACCTGAAAGGAGAGAGAATGGGAAGAAGAGTGTGTGCACTGCAGCCATACTACTTAACTTGGGGCTAAGGACAAAATTTCTTCAGATATTTTTccgtgtgcatgtttgcatgcatgtgtgcacgtgtgcatatgTTTTCACAGAAATTAGTATCCCCCAAGTGTAAACTGTCACAGTCCTCTGTTTTCTCTGGAAGCAGGACAGGAGGCAGAACTGTACTCCTGTCCTTACCGCTTTCCAACCTGCTGAGTCCACTTTCCATAGCTCCTGTGTGGGCATCAGAAACACAGCTAGGGCCGAGGCAGGTTTCAAAGGCAACAGTGGCAGAGCACTGCACTCAGGCTTTTGGGGCCTGACATGATTAAAGTCCTTATTTGTATTGGGATATCAGACAGTCTGCAATCAGATATCAGGCTCCAGACTCTGGTCTCCCCCTTAGACTTCCTTCCCTCAAGGTCTAAGTGGGTAAAGAAATGTTCTGCTAGTGTTGAGGAGATTGAGCCAAAACCTTCTCCATAGGAAGGAGAGGTTGTTGTTCTTCCAGGAGGCCAACTGGACCGTGGCCCGAGAGGTCATGGGTGTGTTCCTTGCTCCTTCAGGCGCTCCTACCCCAAGCTGCAGAGCTGGGGCGGAGAGTGAGCTAAGGGCATTTGAGCCGTGACAGATGTCAGTTCAGCAATATCATGCATGGGAGTGGagaactgtgtgtgtggtggggggcgGGAGGGACAGAAACACAGGAATAAGATCTGGCTATGGATGgggacaaaaaaggaaaagatacaCTCTCCTCCGTGCTCTTCCTATCAGCCCCACTGTTTTCTGTGGCGTCCTGTCTCACAACTACAACTACACTCTACCAACTTAGTGGCATCTCAAAGCACCCCTTCCCATCCATCAGGTACCTCCCCACACATCTTAATTCCTCCCAACTCCTTAAGTgctttctttccatctctgtaTCTTCCAACTGGACCATTGGCAGCTGAGCagagatgagaggagaggccactcCCCGAGGATGAAGAGTCACAATTGCAAACAAGGAGGTCAGCAGAGTGGGCTCCAGCCCCTTCCTAAGGTCGAACCATAGACTTACCAGCCGCTCAGTGGTGGTCAACTCTTCCTGGGGTCCAGCAGCTTTGGAGGACTGAGCTACTGTGACTGGAGAACCTGAGCCGGGAAAGTGCAGGGGCAGCACCGGCAGTGGGGGAGGGAgcgagcgagggagggagggagggaggttatTAATAGAGCTGATGAGCACAAGCAGCTCGAATGGCACAGGGGGTACTGAGACCCTGGAACCGAGATCCTGCCCTCCTTGCCTGAGGTTCAGGAGGAGGGAAGGCTGACAACACTTCCCCACCAGAGTGTCTGAGCCCGGGATCAGCGGGCTGGAGGGGTATGCCTCCTCTTTGCCTTGAGATCCAAAGAAGCATTTCAGGAGGCaattgaaggcagaggcagagagggagcagACAACTAGTGGTGGGTAAGACTTAGGAGTAggtatagggaaaaaaaaaaaaaaaaaaaaaaaaaaaacgaaaccgAAAACATGATCTGGGGGGCACTCAGGGCCATTCCAGGCCAGGGATGGAGGGGACCCATGAGTatatttgggggtgggagggattaAGGCCCTAAATTGAAGATAGGATGGAGATTTTCTCAGAGGCATTGCTTCTAACTTCACGAATAGGTTGGCTTTCTGTCTGTGAGGGTTTGATCTTGGCGTGAGGAACCAACTAAGTCAACCCACTGCAGATGTTGTGATAGAGGTCTTCCAGGCTCTCAGAACAgatgttctcaacctgtgggtcccgaCCCTTATGGGGGGCACACAACCCTCTCACGGGGGTCAGATATCAGATACCTTGAATATAGAcaattacattacaattcataacagtagcaaaagtagttatgaagtagcaacaaaaataattttatgatgccaagcacggtggtgcatgcctttaatcccagcacttgagaagtagaggcaggtggatccctgagttccaagctaccctgatctacagagtgagttccaagacagccaggactacacagacaaACTTTgtcttccaaaacaaaacaaggcctGGCcggggtggtacacacctttaatctcagcacttgggtagaagaggcaggtgaatctctgagagttggaggccagcctggtctacaaagtgagttccaggacagccagggataagaaaccctgtctcaaaataatgataataataatgatgataatactagaagtagtagtagtagtaattttATGATTGTGGGTCAACACAACATGAGGTACTGTGTTACAGGGCCACAGCTTTAGGAAGGGTAAGAGCCACTGTCTTAGTAGCTGAAGGAATAACCTGGGTCCTCCCTGACCTTCCGCTCTCCTTCTGAAGCTAGCTTGCTTCTGTACCTTTTGCCCTCGTACAGCTGCCTAAGGAATTGGCTTTTGGAGGTGGGGTGGGCGTGGGTGTTGATTTAGTAAACATATGAGCCCAGCATAGTGATACATGCCACTGGTGATCTCAGCACTCCAAAAACTCAGGCAGGGTTTggatctctccagtcccagggctATGTACGAAAACCTTGTCTTTATGACATTTTTACACGGCATTGGATCGTCCACATTCACTCCACACGACCCTCCCTTGTTTTCATTCTTCACCAGAAGCAGCTTCTGAAGCTTCCAGAATTTACCCCGTCCCTCTGTGAACTCTCCCTGATCCATCCCCATCCTTCCTGACCACACCCTTCTTCCATCCTATTCTTGCCTTGTTTAAACTGGGGGCTGAAAGTCCTCCCCGCACACACAGCCGGTGGCTGCTGCCCAAACCTTTCATCTTTGGTCCATTTCCTCCTAAGccaaggaaacaggaaaaaaacataaatagtGAAAGGTAACTTTGTTATTACTTCTACAATCCTGTcaaaaaaaacctcttaaagTCTGATCTCCTATGACCAGATACctgaaataaaacatataaagacATTCTATTGAGCCTATGATGTCTCAGACCTTTCTTTGGAATTCTTAGACTCAGTACTTGGGAGCATCTGGTCATTGGCACAAATGTGCCCCCTGCTGGTAACCTAAGTAATGAcacttcccttttctgtctctccgGTCAGTCACCGAATTCTTATTTTAGTCTCACTCcatacattctctctcttctgtcttccctgCCAGCCATACCTGCCACTATATTCCTATCTTGTGATTCCCAGAGAATACTGAACACAGCTGCTTCCTCTGTGGAGCCAGGAACTGCTCACGGCAAAGGCCTTAGGGAGCCTTTCTGATTGCTCTGGGTTGTGCAAACTGAGCCTTGCCTAGAAAGTTCTGAAGAGGAAGAAGCTCTACATGGACAAACTTCAGGTTGAGGTAACCAGAGGAGTGGTGAAGGAGATTAGATCAAAGCAAGGCAATTGGCAGGgcaggaggggaaggcaggaagagagacacagagttgGGATCAGATAAACATAATGGGCTAGAAAAGACTACAGAGAAATCAGGACTGGGATAAAACCAGAAGAGATGACAGAAACAGACGGTTGTGGGCATACATTTATTCTTGTGCACAAACCAAAGAATTGTGACACCCAATATTGCAAAGGAAAAGATTGGTTTCCAGGTCGAACAGCAAGCACTGCTAGCGGTGGTCTTCATGGAAGGCCAGCCCCTTCCCCTTCTGGGATCAGACATGAGGGCCTGAAGCTGCAAAGAATTGGGCTTCTCTGGGTAGGCTGGGACAGAAGAGAGGTTTGGCCTCAGTGTTTCCCAGGTCATCAGGAAAAGCTCCAGCAGCATGGAAGTTCAGCTTCACAGGAGGCAACACAGCTACTGAACATCCTCATGCCTTTGCTCTCACAGTTGCATTCTTCTCCCCCAGAGCCCTCACACATAGCTGGTTTCTTGTTGGCCAGCTTTCCTCTCCCCTTGGTCATTCTCACGCCTTCCAGCCTTGCTCCTGGTTTCCGCCTCGCTCTCCCCATCCACTCTGGCTTTTTCCACCATCCTTTCTGTCTTACACTCATTAAGCAgttcagaaattttcttttttactttctggATTCTGATGTGCTCAGCACAGGGCCCTGGTTGCTAACTTCCTGTCATCCAAGGAAATAGAATTCCTAGTTTTATTCCGGTTCTAACTTGTATAGCTCAGGACCATGAAAATTGTCCCTGCCTCCCTGTCATGTCAGATTCATTAATTTCACAAGACGCTGTGCACATATCTCTACATGCTACAGATACTCCTCTCTCAGGAGTTTTTCTGCAGTAGCTCTTGTCCCCCACAGGTCTTTATGAAGCTATCTGACCCTTCCAGTGGGAGGAAAAACCTCTTCTCTTACCTTTGCCTCAAGAGaagcacacatgtatatgtatttgatgTCTTTCTAGAACAGATCCTAACTACACACATTTGTGAaagcacacttgcacacacacgcatgtacacacacacacacacacacacacacacacacacacacggcaactAACCTAGGGAAAGCGGAGTGAGGAGTATGGAGGACAGAGGGGCTCGGGACACAGTTCAGTCCCTTAGTTGCTTGCCTTATTTGAGTGAGCATTTTGCCTGAGATCTCAGTGGTCACTTTACAGTGTGCTTTTTACCTAACACTAAAGTGCTGCccacaaagagaaacacaaatgcaaaacaaaaatagagacCTGCTGAGCCCTCTGGGTAGAGAAGCCAGACAGGCAAGGAAATACTACACAAGATTCCAAAGCAGAGATAAGGGGCTTAAAAGCTCCGGCGGGGAGCTGAGGAAGCCGAGGGGAAATACTATCTCTGGCAAGAGGCAATCAGCGTCAGATGTGGGGAGAAAGCCAGTGGGATAGAGCAGAAGAAACTTCTGGGATCCTAAGTTCCATTACTTGGTCCTGGGACCTATTCCCTGTTCACTGGTGCCCTGCCCCAGGCCTCCAGACATGGGCCTGCAACCCTGTTCTGGTGGCTGAGAACCGGGGCCTGGCTACTTGGAAACCACAGGAACTGGGAGTGGCAGCAAAGCTCCTGAGAGACTCTTGATGGTCTGGGTTAGGGACAGGGGATGAGGCTAGCTCTGCCCTCCAAATAGGTTCGTCCAATGTGGTAGCCGCTCTGGGGGCAAGCACAGTGGGGGCCAAGGGCTCTGCAGTGGGCTGGGGCGCTGGTGTGGAAAATCTGCGGATCTCCTGGACTCGGGCAGTTTTGGGAGGCCCTGAAGTGGGGTCAGGAGTTGAAGGACCCTCGTCGAAACAAAACATGGCAGTTTTAAGCTGGTATGGCTGATGTCGcatgaaatccagggccttgaTACCCTGCTTAGGGGTGGCCCGAGGTCCCTGGGATTGAGCCTTATTGGGGAGAGTTCGGGCAGCTTGGGGAAAAAAGGGTGAGAGAAGTGGGTTATAAGCAATAGGAGGTGGGGCACGGATGTTGGGTGAGTATTTCCAGGATGGGGGTAGTGAGGGTGTGGGAGAAGGACTTCTAGGGCGAAGGCCTGGATTAAGGCTAGAGCCAGGTGTAGCTTCTACCACGTACCTGTCGGCACGGCTCTGCCGTTTGGCAAAcagctccccacccctcccctgcaGCCTTGGAGGCTCAGGGATTCCAACCATAGCGGTGGATCCATTCACCAGCCCATCAAGAAGCCCTCGAGACCCGGGTTTGGGAGCCACAGGGGGTGGAGTCTTAGGCGTTGTAGGGGGTGGGGTTTTGGGAGCCATTGGAGGCGGGGTTTTCGGTGACacttgagacaaagtcttgtaACTCCTGCCCCCTGGTGGCTGCATGAAGTTACAGGCTTCAGCTCCGAGGCTTAAAGCGTCCTCCTCGGGACCAGATTCCGCACCGCCGGTCCGAGGTTTTTCATCCAGGTTCTGCACCAGCGATAGCAGCTCGGGGTTGGGCGAGTTCTTCGTCTCTTCCTTTCCAGGCCGGAACATCTGCTTGCGGGTGCCCCGGCGCCTAGCCTCCTGCAGGATACCGGTGCGGGCAGCCGGCACAGAGATGCGCTGCTCCCGAGCGCTAGCGGGCTCGGGGGCCGCGGGGCCCGGCGCCTCCGGGCGCGCAGAGTTTTTCAGAGGAGTGGACAAGAAGATGGAAGCGGTGGAGGTCATGGCAGCAGCGCTAGGAGGAGTGGGAGGCTCTGGGGCGCCCCCCGGTGTAACGGGCCGGCTCGGGGCAGGGATGTACAAGGAGCTGGTAGCGGTCACAGGACCGGAGGAGCGTTGGGTGCTGCTGTTAGCCCCGGAGACCAGCGTGTGGCTGGGCACCACTGTGGTGAAGCTGGGCAGAGGGGTGGGCCCCTGTAGAGAGCCTGCGAAGGGGGACGGGGCAGGGGTGGTGACCCCCAAGCCTTCGTTCACTTTCTTAGGGGCTAAGGGCCGGAAAATCACTGAGGTGGTACCTGACTTTTGCCCTTGGAAACCTGGGGTAAAAGGCCTCGCTGATCTGTTAAAGATACTTGGCGCAGGGCTGGGGGCTCCACCATCCGGGAAGAAGGGGGTAGGGCTGGCTGCAGGGTTCGACAGAGGGCTGAGTGGGAGCACAGCTGCCTCTGGGGGAGCACTCTGTGCTCGAGGTGGGGACTGCAGACCCTGCCCATTAAGCATGGCTGCTGGGCCCACCTGAGCCAGCTCCTGGGAGCTGGAGGCTACCCGCTGGCGCTGTTGTTCAAAGAGCTGGACCCCTCGCCCAGAGACCTCACTTAGCTGCCCTCCCAGTCCAGAGTTCTGCCTCTCTGCTGTGCCTGAGCCAGCCCTGGCCAGCTCCATGTCTAGATAAGGGCTGTCCCAGTCGGATTGATTAGTAAGGCTGCGGGCGTCCGAGAAGGCCTCCTCGTCCAGCTCCGACTCACTCGTTGGGGGGATGCCGTCCTCCTCCTCTGTTCCCGTCCCAGCTGCAGCCCCGAAACTCACTAGGGTGTACTTCTTGGCTCTCTGCCGCCGCTTCTTAAACATAAGCACCCCCTTGGAGTGAGGGTTGGGGGCTGCTGTTAGCAGGGATGCGATGGTCCTGCATTTGGTCTTGGCCTCCTTCACGCTCTTCTCCTGGAGGCTTTCTGCGCGTTGCAGTTCTGCGGAGATGAAGGGGTAGATTAATGAGGGGCCTTCACAGCCTATTCTAATCCTGCTCCGCAAAGCTCTGacctactgttttgttttgtttttcttttcactgaAAGGACCTACAATGTCTCTCGCCTGTGGCAAAGTCCTCCTACTTAGAGACAGAATGGAAGGGGAGAGGTGACAGCAAGGGCGGAGACACTGCTACACCACATCCCTGCTGCCCAGTCTTCCCTGGATTGCCTTCCTGTTTTCCAGGAGATGAGCCTTATCCACTTCACACATTCTTCACCTGCCTCTCATTCTTGGCTGGCAGGAAAATCAGACACAGCCGAGAGAGAAGAGATAAGGGGTGCTTTTCTCCCATCATGCTTGTAAACGGGCGCCTCACAAAGCTTGGCCCttactcccacctcccacctgtTACACATATAACTAGGACAAACGGCTCCTTTTTGTAACAGggtctatatagccctggctatcctggagttcactatgtagaccaggctggccttgaacttacagagatccaactgctgctgtctctcaagtgctggaattaaaggcatgcattaccACACCCACCATACCCTGTACTGGGGAGAGTAcagagaactcactctgtacaccaggctggcctctgcctcacaagtgctgggattaaaggtgtgcacccctaCCTCCCGGCCGCCCGGCCGCCATACAGATTCTTAACTCAAAGCTCTTCATACAGTCCCACCCCTCAAGCAGTTCATTTCAACACATCTAAAACGCTCCAAGAAATAACTCCCCACATACCTTGCTAACACCAGTCTCCTGAAAGCCGGCTGTGGACACACTCTCTCCATTGTACTTTTCTTATTCACAAATATTCTAGCTTATACACACGCCAgttcacatgtacaaacacagtGCTGTCAAAGTCAAATACATCTGCATACCAACATGCTCCAGGTAGTTCTTCCCAGAGTTTTCCCTGTAGCAGCTCTGGTAGACTGTAGACAGGGTTTTAGGGCAGACCGTGGCCCTCCCGACTGCTAGAACATCTCTTTGTGCTTCACACCCCCGCCCCTCACATCCAGGGATAATCTTGGATCCAAGATGCAAGAAAAGGCAGAGTGCTGCTCTCCAAGGTGACCCGCCCCCCCAGCCTTTAGGAGTTTTCAAGGGCACCAGAGAAATACATTCTCTTTCTCACAAGCTGCTGCtggcactggggagatggctttggAGGCTAGCAGGGTTTCCTCTCCCATTTGCCCTGTCTTGAGTAGAGAACTCACCAGAGCAACCCCATCAGGTGGGCATGAGAGGGTCTACGTGCTGAAGAACCGAGGCTGTATTCTGTGAGGCCTGAGTAGGTAGggccaggaagtgggaagggctggccTGTTATAAGACCCCGCCCTGCACATGGACACCCCAGTTCCTCCTGGAAAATTCTTGGCATTCCATCTACTTTTCCTTTCAAGCTGCTTTCTAATTAGGGACCTCATTCCTTTTGTCCCTGCGTGTATAACACGAAATAGTACTGTCCGTGAGAGAACAGACACCTGAGTCAGAATTCAGTTCTGGGAGAATTACTTCATGAGGATGATAATGGCTACCTCTTCATAAGATCACATGAACACAGTGAGATAAGCCAACTAAGCGTTTAGCACACTGCCAAGGCCCACCGTGGGCAGCCATTATGCTTTCTTGATGTAAGCTGCTCGTGGACCACAATACATTCTTGTTCTTACATATCTCCTCCCAGACTGGCACACACATGTCTTCACGTGTTCCTAGTGCACTCTCGCTTCTCTTGTCCCATGAGCTTTCCATAGCTCATGTGACCAATAACCCATGTGCTCTTAGCATCAACCCATTCTGAGAAAAGGGAGGTGACACTTTCCTGAAAGAACGAGGTAAAGgatggcagagagagaaagagagagagtacagGAGTGTGGCCTTCCCCATAGAGCGCCCCTTTCCCCCCACTGCTGCGACATTACCCTCCACTCTGGCCCCCCAGCACCTGCATAGGATAGGGTAGTACCTGCATAGAATGGGTCTTGGAGCTCAGGAGCTGGGCCTTTCTCACAGCTGGCTTGGCTGAGGGGCTCTTGGACGGTGGTCTCCATGCTGAGAAAGGTGGCACTGGCTGGAGCAGGACCAGCGTGAGCCACCCCCAAGGCCTTTTAAAGCCCCTTTGTCTTGTCCCCAGAGCTGGCAGCTGAGTGAGCTCACCGATCTGTTTTTAGAACAtgccccctcccttctttccctgtcCCACAACTCTGAGTGTGATAGACATGGGCAcctgcctccccttcccctcGCCCCACCCCCTCTCAACTGTGAGGTCTGCCTGGTTAAAAATAAACCTGAGCCATTGCATAGAATCTTGCCCAGCAAAATGGGAAGGGAGGCGGGGTGCTAAAATGAGAACTGGGGTTAAGTGTGGGATCTTGAGCATGCATCTGGAATTTTTTTGTAGGATATGGGACACTCTCAGGATGGCAGACTAAAAACTCTTATGCTTTTAGCCTCTGCAAATTCAAAGACATAAAGCTTTCCAAATTGAGAATCAGAATGgtagaagagaagaaagattaCTAGAGTGAATCCTGAGATTTCAAAAGTGGCCAaaggtgtgggggttgggggaaaggaaccaggcagtggtggcctttaatcccagcacttgggaggcagaggcaggtagatttctgagttcgaggccagcctggtctacagagtgagttccagaacagccagggctacacagagaaaccctgtctcaaaaaaaaaaaaaaaaaaaaaaaaaaaacccaaaaaaaaacccaaaaaaacaaacaaaaaagagtctATGGaaggtgttaggattctgtctaagctccaccccacgaTTACCTGGCAACAGATATGCCcctcctcacagttacctggcaacagccaggtaggcctggcccagaATAAAatgggctgctcagcccctcctctctctcttacctcttactCTTCTTATCATTCTCACCTCTCTCTTGgcccccttgggctctcctcccctcccccctctctccatgtggtcatggccggcctccacttctctctctctctctctctgcttttctctgcctccactactccacttaactcccatcctctgtcctaaataaactttattctgtacagtgtggtgtgtgtgtctggtccctcgggagaagggatgcctcggcatagacccgctggggcacccccttcccccacaccgccggataccacattctctaaaacctctttctctttttatgaccacAACATTGGTGCCGAGACCACAACAGAAGGGGCACGGGAGGCACAGGACAGAGAGAAGCTTCACTAGATCCCATTCCGGAGCTCACATCAAAATATAGCAGTGAGCCTGTTATAAGTGGAACTGGCCTGTTCTGCTCAGGTCCACATTCTTGCCAAAAATAAGAAAGCAACGATCCCTCCCTTTCCCACTTCCTATTTCGCTAGTCCCCAGGAACCCCAAATGAACGTACAGGTAGCATTCACACTGTGCCTACACACATGTGGAGTGCCCTACAGCCTCGCCTTGCTTTGGGGTGCTCTCTGCCCAGAATCATTCTTACTTCACCCTCCATTCTGACATCCAGCAAAACAATCATCACCACCACCCAAAACTCCGGTCAGATCCCTTACCCATTCCCCCTCTGTTTTCCATTCTTAGTTTGGATTGAGCCATTGTATAAGATAATTATAATGGTTATCTTATAGCATAGATAACTAGGGACCACATAACTCTTCTCATCCTGTCCCAAACACTGTTTCCCAGGGAACATGAGGTAGGGACAATGTGTGGACATGAAGGCACAGATTTAGGGCTCATATCCTGATCGAAAACAAATGGATTCAGGCACTCACTGGCTTGCTTGGCCTTCTGGGTATAGGTGGTAGTGAGATCTTCTGCCACTGGGTGGGGGACAGGGCCCACCATAGGGATGAGATGAGGACCAGGCCGGAGTGGACCATGGGGTAACAGAAGCGCCTCCGCTGGTGGCGGTTGAAGAGCTGCCCCTTCCTCCCAAGATGGGGAGCTTATGCGGCTGTCGCCCTGGCTGGGAGAGCCAGTTTTAACAGGTGCTGGTTCCGCAGGGCTGTCAGATAGGTACACCTCATCAGGTGGGGCTCCTGGAGGGAAAGGCCTTGCAGGGCCTCGGCGGCGGGTTCGGCGTGGCTTCTCTTGTGTGGTAGGGCCATCGACATCACTATCCGTCTCCCCATAGTAAGCTTCACTGTCAGGGGGTGAACGAAGGCTCGCGGGCTGAAGGGCCTGGGAAACAGGAGCACCTGGGGGCTCAGGACTCAATGGAGATAAGGGTGACAGCACCGGAAGCTCTCCCGGAGATGGAGATCTCACAGACTCGTCATCTGCTACCCTGGGGGATGGAAAAGAGGACAGAGTTTGAAAGAGGGAGCTACAGAACTAACAGCTTTGGAGGGGACAAAGGGGCACGccaagggagacagacagaggggactgGCATACAGATGGAGTAGGTGGGCTAGGAAGGAGGAAGTCTGAAGGCTTTGAGGAAGACATAATACGGAGACAGGCAAAGGCTGAATGCCTGCTCCCATCCCTGGGTGACAGATACATTCCATCAGGAGGTATATGCACAGAAAAACATAATCAGAAGAGGTACTTGTTAGTTCCTGAAGCCAGGCCAGTGAGACAGAGCTGAGACAGGCAAGGAGAGACCTAGGCCAGGGGAAAAAGGATGGGAGGACTCCATACCTCCTCACAGTTAGGATGAGTTGACGCCCCGAGGCGTCGATGAGAGTCATGGCACGGGCATGAGAGAAGTTGGTGCAAGAAACCCCGTTGATGGCTAAGAGCTGGTCCCTCTCCCGGAGTCCTGCTCTGCCAGCCTGGCTCCGTCTTCGGATCTGAGGTGTTTGGAGGAGAGAGCATGGATCACGGAGAGCTCCAGGAGGGTTGGAGTGGGAAAAAAGGACCCATGTGAGAAGTTTTTGATTTTTGAAgattggggagggggaggtggttAAAAAGGTTAGGGAGATGTCTGGGGTGTTACCGGGGAGTCCTGTGTAGAAGGAAGGGACAGGTCTAGAGGGGGGCAGCAGGATAATCCCTGACTGCAACAGGGACGGAGAAAACTCCATGGCTGAGATCTAAGAAATGCTGATTCCCAGTATTTTCTTCCAAGCACAGTACCTCTATTGGCCAGttcttttctaggttttgaaATCCCAGgtgccttggggctggagagatggctcagtggttaagaacactgactgttcttccagaggtactgagttcaattcccagcaaccacatggaggctcacaactttctgtaattggatccaatgccctcttctggtgtgtctgaagacattgacagtgtaatcacatatataaaataaataaatcttaaaaagaaagaaagaaagaaatcccaggTGCTGTTGTGTGTTGACATTTTAGAATGGTATTCCAGACTGAGGTAACTCAGCTGTATTCTGGGAGGCGGTGATACTGGGCTATCAGAGTTCTCACTGCACTATATAAAATACTGTAGCACTTAATTCTTAGACTGGTTTATAAAATTGATACTTTCGTTACCCACATTTCACAGCCCAGAAAATTAAGTCTGTAGGGTGAAGCCATAGGCTAACGACTTCCTAAGAAAGTCTAGCATCTAGTCTTGCCTAGTAAGAGAGTGCTTATGGC is from Apodemus sylvaticus chromosome 8, mApoSyl1.1, whole genome shotgun sequence and encodes:
- the Synpo2l gene encoding synaptopodin 2-like protein isoform X1, with translation MEFSPSLLQSGIILLPPSRPVPSFYTGLPGNTPDISLTFLTTSPSPIFKNQKLLTWVLFSHSNPPGALRDPCSLLQTPQIRRRSQAGRAGLRERDQLLAINGVSCTNFSHARAMTLIDASGRQLILTVRRVADDESVRSPSPGELPVLSPLSPLSPEPPGAPVSQALQPASLRSPPDSEAYYGETDSDVDGPTTQEKPRRTRRRGPARPFPPGAPPDEVYLSDSPAEPAPVKTGSPSQGDSRISSPSWEEGAALQPPPAEALLLPHGPLRPGPHLIPMVGPVPHPVAEDLTTTYTQKAKQAKLQRAESLQEKSVKEAKTKCRTIASLLTAAPNPHSKGVLMFKKRRQRAKKYTLVSFGAAAGTGTEEEDGIPPTSESELDEEAFSDARSLTNQSDWDSPYLDMELARAGSGTAERQNSGLGGQLSEVSGRGVQLFEQQRQRVASSSQELAQVGPAAMLNGQGLQSPPRAQSAPPEAAVLPLSPLSNPAASPTPFFPDGGAPSPAPSIFNRSARPFTPGFQGQKSGTTSVIFRPLAPKKVNEGLGVTTPAPSPFAGSLQGPTPLPSFTTVVPSHTLVSGANSSTQRSSGPVTATSSLYIPAPSRPVTPGGAPEPPTPPSAAAMTSTASIFLSTPLKNSARPEAPGPAAPEPASAREQRISVPAARTGILQEARRRGTRKQMFRPGKEETKNSPNPELLSLVQNLDEKPRTGGAESGPEEDALSLGAEACNFMQPPGGRSYKTLSQVSPKTPPPMAPKTPPPTTPKTPPPVAPKPGSRGLLDGLVNGSTAMVGIPEPPRLQGRGGELFAKRQSRADRYVVEATPGSSLNPGLRPRSPSPTPSLPPSWKYSPNIRAPPPIAYNPLLSPFFPQAARTLPNKAQSQGPRATPKQGIKALDFMRHQPYQLKTAMFCFDEGPSTPDPTSGPPKTARVQEIRRFSTPAPQPTAEPLAPTVLAPRAATTLDEPIWRAELASSPVPNPDHQESLRSFAATPSSCGFQVARPRFSATRTGLQAHVWRPGAGHQ
- the Synpo2l gene encoding synaptopodin 2-like protein isoform X3: METTVQEPLSQASCEKGPAPELQDPFYAELQRAESLQEKSVKEAKTKCRTIASLLTAAPNPHSKGVLMFKKRRQRAKKYTLVSFGAAAGTGTEEEDGIPPTSESELDEEAFSDARSLTNQSDWDSPYLDMELARAGSGTAERQNSGLGGQLSEVSGRGVQLFEQQRQRVASSSQELAQVGPAAMLNGQGLQSPPRAQSAPPEAAVLPLSPLSNPAASPTPFFPDGGAPSPAPSIFNRSARPFTPGFQGQKSGTTSVIFRPLAPKKVNEGLGVTTPAPSPFAGSLQGPTPLPSFTTVVPSHTLVSGANSSTQRSSGPVTATSSLYIPAPSRPVTPGGAPEPPTPPSAAAMTSTASIFLSTPLKNSARPEAPGPAAPEPASAREQRISVPAARTGILQEARRRGTRKQMFRPGKEETKNSPNPELLSLVQNLDEKPRTGGAESGPEEDALSLGAEACNFMQPPGGRSYKTLSQVSPKTPPPMAPKTPPPTTPKTPPPVAPKPGSRGLLDGLVNGSTAMVGIPEPPRLQGRGGELFAKRQSRADRYVVEATPGSSLNPGLRPRSPSPTPSLPPSWKYSPNIRAPPPIAYNPLLSPFFPQAARTLPNKAQSQGPRATPKQGIKALDFMRHQPYQLKTAMFCFDEGPSTPDPTSGPPKTARVQEIRRFSTPAPQPTAEPLAPTVLAPRAATTLDEPIWRAELASSPVPNPDHQESLRSFAATPSSCGFQVARPRFSATRTGLQAHVWRPGAGHQ